The proteins below come from a single Papaver somniferum cultivar HN1 chromosome 11, ASM357369v1, whole genome shotgun sequence genomic window:
- the LOC113323184 gene encoding caffeoylshikimate esterase-like, protein MVHPIAEANVQSLFGSLSPTKFYSRHSVTHSSSYITNSRGLKLFTQSWTPLPPTKIKGVMAVIHGFTGESNWFIQLTAIHFAKSGFATCAIDHQGHGFSEGLQCHIPDINPVVDDCIDFFDSFREEHCQSLPSFLYGESLGGSIALLIHLRRGRPWDGIVLNGAMCGISPKFKPTWTLERLLSAVAWVAPTMSVVPARREIPNVSFKEEWKRRLATASPQRTQAALRAATALELLRVCREVQRRFGDVEVPLLIVHGGDDAVSDPACAEELYKKAASKDKTIKIYPGMWHLLVGESQENVDLVFDYIVEWLCERAERAAACDASDKVSVSVA, encoded by the coding sequence atggtGCATCCAATTGCAGAAGCAAATGTTCAGAGCCTATTCGGATCTCTTTCTCCTACCAAATTCTATTCTCGTCATTCGGTAACTCATTCTTCTTCCTACATTACAAACTCAAGAGGTTTAAAACTCTTCACACAATCATGGACTCCACTTCCACCAACCAAGATTAAAGGAGTAATGGCAGTCATTCATGGCTTTACAGGAGAGTCCAACTGGTTTATTCAACTCACAGCTATTCATTTCGCAAAATCTGGTTTCGCTACGTGTGCTATTGATCACCAAGGCCATGGATTCTCTGAAGGTCTTCAATGCCACATACCTGATATTAACCCAGTTGTTGATGATTgtattgatttctttgattcCTTTAGGGAAGAACATTGTCAGTCACTCCCTTCTTTTCTTTACGGCGAATCCCTTGGTGGATCTATCGCGCTGTTGATTCATCTTCGTCGTGGTAGACCGTGGGATGGTATTGTTCTTAATGGTGCTATGTGTGGAATTAGTCCTAAATTTAAACCAACATGGACTTTGGAACGTTTATTGTCTGCAGTAGCATGGGTGGCTCCAACTATGTCAGTGGTTCCAGCTCGCAGGGAGATCCCCAACGTGTCGTTCAAGGAGGAATGGAAGAGAAGATTAGCAACAGCCAGCCCGCAGCGTACTCAGGCTGCTCTTCGAGCAGCTACAGCATTGGAGTTGCTAAGGGTTTGTAGAGAGGTGCAGAGGAGGTTTGGTGATGTTGAAGTGCCATTGTTGATTGTTCACGGTGGAGATGATGCTGTTTCTGATCCTGCTTGTGCAGAGGAATTGTACAAGAAGGCTGCCAGTAAGGATAAGACAATAAAAATTTACCCTGGTATGTGGCATCTATTGGTTGGTGAATCACAAGAGAATGTGGATTTGGTTTTTGACTATATTGTAGAGTGGCTCTGTGAACGAGCTGAACGTGCCGCTGCCTGTGATGCAAGTGACAAGGTATCTGTCTCAGTTGCATGA